A single genomic interval of Malania oleifera isolate guangnan ecotype guangnan chromosome 11, ASM2987363v1, whole genome shotgun sequence harbors:
- the LOC131167871 gene encoding casein kinase 1-like protein HD16 isoform X2, with protein sequence MPELRSGARRSKRLDDLQPNPQPIDQPDNWLLPAQNRTRRRVGGRGRGSNATPVAKGPGAAIPTRPTAAGRGRGIRLIDLDPDPPCEIIPEAAAVGAADPAYNRIERVADKDIVMEGGSAEKIMGVEEEASTTPVPERVQVGNSPAYKVDRKLGKGGFGQVYVGRRVSGGTERTGADAIEVALKFEHRNSKGCNYGPPYEWQVYNTLNGCYGIPWVHYKGRQGDFYILVMDMLGPSLWDVWNSYGQSMSPNMVACIAVEAISILEKLHLKGFVHGDVKPENFLLGQPGTPDDKKLYLIDLGLASKWKDASSGQHVEYDQRPDIFRGTIRYASVHAHLGRTGSRRDDLESLAYTLIFLIKGRLPWQGYQGDNKSFLVCKKKMATSPELMCCFCPPPFKQFLEAVTNMKFDEEPNYAKLISLFESLIEPCTPLRPIRIDGALKVGQKRGRLLINLEEDEQPKKKIRLGSPATQWISVYNARRPMKQRYHYNVADSRLRQHVDKGNEDGLYISCVASSTNLWALIMDAGTGFCSQVYELSAAFLHKDWIMEQWEKNYYISSIAGANNGSSLVVMSKGTPYTQQSYKVSESFPFKWINKKWKEGFHVTSMTTAGSRWGVVMSRNSGYSDQVVELDFLYPSEGIHRRWESGYRITSMAATADQAAFILSIPKRKMMDETQETLRTSAFPSTHVKEKWSKNLYIASICYGRTVC encoded by the exons ATGCCAGAGCTGAGAAGTGGAGCCCGAAGATCAAAGCGACTTGATGATCTTCAGCCTAACCCACAACCTATTGATCAACCAGACAATTGGTTACTTCCTGCTCAAAACAGAACCAGGAGAAGAGTTGGTGGAAGAGGAAGGGGTTCTAATGCTACACCCGTAGCAAAAGGGCCTGGAGCAGCAATACCAACTAGGCCAACTGCTGCTGGCAGGGGCAGGGGTATTAGGCTGATAGATTTAGACCCGGATCCTCCGTGTGAGATCATTCCTGAAGCTGCTGCTGTAGGGGCTGCAGATCCTGCTTACAACAGAATTGAAAGGGTAGCAGATAAAGATATTGTGATGGAGGGTGGAAGTGCGGAGAAGATAATGGGAGTTGAAGAAGAAGCAAGCACAACGCCAGTCCCTGAGAGA GTACAAGTGGGTAATTCTCCTGCATATAAAGTAGACAGAAAGTTGGGCAAGGGTGGTTTTGGCCAAGTTTATGTTGGCAGAAGGGTAAGTGGTGGCACTGAGAGGACGGGAGCAGATGCAATCGAG GTGGCATTGAAGTTTGAGCACCGAAATAGTAAAGGTTGCAATTATGGCCCTCCTTATGAGTGGCAAGTGTACAA CACGTTGAATGGGTGTTATGGGATTCCATGGGTTCACTACAAGGGTCGTCAAGGAGATTTCTATATACTG GTCATGGATATGCTAGGACCAAGTCTTTGGGATGTCTGGAATTCTTATGGTCAATC TATGTCCCCAAATATGGTGGCTTGCATTGCTGTGGAAGCAATATCAATCCTTGAAAAGCTTCACTTGAAGGG GTTTGTGCATGGAGATGTGAAGCCAGAGAATTTTTTACTTGGTCAACCTGGCACTCCTGATGACAAGAAGCTCTATCTTATTGATCTCGGTTTGG CATCTAAATGGAAAGATGCATCATCTGGTCAGCATGTTGAATATGATCAGAGGCCTGACATATTCAG GGGAACAATAAGGTATGCAAGTGTACATGCACATTTAGGCCGGACAGGTAGTAGAAGGGATGATCTCGAGTCATTAGCATACACATTGATCTTTCTCATTAAGGGAAGGCTACCATGGCAGGGTTACCAA GGAGACAACAAGAGTTTCCTTGTTTGTAAGAAGAAAATGGCAACTTCTCCGGAGTTGATGTGTTGCTTCTGCCCTCCGCCATTTAAACAGTTTCTTGAAGCTGTGACAAATATGAAATTTGACGAGGAGCCAAATTATGCAAAGCTCATTTCTCTTTTTGAAAGCTTGATTGAGCCATGCACTCCATTGAGACCAATTAGAATTGATGGAGCTCTTAAG GTTGGGCAAAAGCGGGGAAGATTGCTTATAAATTTGGAAGAAGATGAGCAACCAAAGAAGAAAATACGATTAGGTAGCCCAGCCACTCAGTGGATTTCAGTTTACAATGCACGTCGTCCCATGAAGCAGAG ATATCACTACAATGTAGCTGATTCAAGGCTGCGCCAGCATGTAGACAAGGGTAATGAAGATGGGTTATATATCAGCTGTGTTGCCTCTTCAACAAATCTTTGGGCCCTAATCATGGATGCTGGGACTGGTTTCTGTTCCCAGGTTTATGAACTGTCAGCTGCTTTCCTACATAAG GATTGGATTATGGAACAGtgggaaaaaaattattacatcagTTCTATAGCTGGTGCAAATAATGGGAGTTCCTTGGTGGTTATGTCCAAAG GAACTCCCTATACCCAACAGTCCTACAAAGTGAGCGAATCCTTTCCTTTCAAGTGGATTAATAAGAAATGGAAAGAAGGGTTCCATGTTACTTCCATGACTACTGCTGGCAGTCGCTGGGGCGTGGTAATGTCAAGGAACTCTGGATATTCAGATCAG GTCGTGGAGCTTGATTTTCTGTATCCGAGTGAAGGCATACACCGGCGATGGGAGAGTGGTTATAGGATAACATCTATGGCTGCTACTGCTGATCAAGCAGCCTTCATACTAAGCATACCGAAACGGAAAATGATGGACGAAACTCAAGAAACCCTGCGTACTTCCGCCTTTCCAAGTACCCATGTAAAG GAAAAATGGTCCAAAAATCTCTACATTGCATCGATCTGTTATGGCCGGACTGTTTGCTAA
- the LOC131167871 gene encoding casein kinase 1-like protein HD16 isoform X1 — translation MPELRSGARRSKRLDDLQPNPQPIDQPDNWLLPAQNRTRRRVGGRGRGSNATPVAKGPGAAIPTRPTAAGRGRGIRLIDLDPDPPCEIIPEAAAVGAADPAYNRIERVADKDIVMEGGSAEKIMGVEEEASTTPVPERVQVGNSPAYKVDRKLGKGGFGQVYVGRRVSGGTERTGADAIEVALKFEHRNSKGCNYGPPYEWQVYNTLNGCYGIPWVHYKGRQGDFYILVMDMLGPSLWDVWNSYGQSMSPNMVACIAVEAISILEKLHLKGFVHGDVKPENFLLGQPGTPDDKKLYLIDLGLASKWKDASSGQHVEYDQRPDIFRGTIRYASVHAHLGRTGSRRDDLESLAYTLIFLIKGRLPWQGYQGDNKSFLVCKKKMATSPELMCCFCPPPFKQFLEAVTNMKFDEEPNYAKLISLFESLIEPCTPLRPIRIDGALKVGQKRGRLLINLEEDEQPKKKIRLGSPATQWISVYNARRPMKQRYHYNVADSRLRQHVDKGNEDGLYISCVASSTNLWALIMDAGTGFCSQVYELSAAFLHKDWIMEQWEKNYYISSIAGANNGSSLVVMSKGTPYTQQSYKVSESFPFKWINKKWKEGFHVTSMTTAGSRWGVVMSRNSGYSDQVVELDFLYPSEGIHRRWESGYRITSMAATADQAAFILSIPKRKMMDETQETLRTSAFPSTHVKVGHVLPCSLPPHSIVKILDVCSSRLAGIYEFRI, via the exons ATGCCAGAGCTGAGAAGTGGAGCCCGAAGATCAAAGCGACTTGATGATCTTCAGCCTAACCCACAACCTATTGATCAACCAGACAATTGGTTACTTCCTGCTCAAAACAGAACCAGGAGAAGAGTTGGTGGAAGAGGAAGGGGTTCTAATGCTACACCCGTAGCAAAAGGGCCTGGAGCAGCAATACCAACTAGGCCAACTGCTGCTGGCAGGGGCAGGGGTATTAGGCTGATAGATTTAGACCCGGATCCTCCGTGTGAGATCATTCCTGAAGCTGCTGCTGTAGGGGCTGCAGATCCTGCTTACAACAGAATTGAAAGGGTAGCAGATAAAGATATTGTGATGGAGGGTGGAAGTGCGGAGAAGATAATGGGAGTTGAAGAAGAAGCAAGCACAACGCCAGTCCCTGAGAGA GTACAAGTGGGTAATTCTCCTGCATATAAAGTAGACAGAAAGTTGGGCAAGGGTGGTTTTGGCCAAGTTTATGTTGGCAGAAGGGTAAGTGGTGGCACTGAGAGGACGGGAGCAGATGCAATCGAG GTGGCATTGAAGTTTGAGCACCGAAATAGTAAAGGTTGCAATTATGGCCCTCCTTATGAGTGGCAAGTGTACAA CACGTTGAATGGGTGTTATGGGATTCCATGGGTTCACTACAAGGGTCGTCAAGGAGATTTCTATATACTG GTCATGGATATGCTAGGACCAAGTCTTTGGGATGTCTGGAATTCTTATGGTCAATC TATGTCCCCAAATATGGTGGCTTGCATTGCTGTGGAAGCAATATCAATCCTTGAAAAGCTTCACTTGAAGGG GTTTGTGCATGGAGATGTGAAGCCAGAGAATTTTTTACTTGGTCAACCTGGCACTCCTGATGACAAGAAGCTCTATCTTATTGATCTCGGTTTGG CATCTAAATGGAAAGATGCATCATCTGGTCAGCATGTTGAATATGATCAGAGGCCTGACATATTCAG GGGAACAATAAGGTATGCAAGTGTACATGCACATTTAGGCCGGACAGGTAGTAGAAGGGATGATCTCGAGTCATTAGCATACACATTGATCTTTCTCATTAAGGGAAGGCTACCATGGCAGGGTTACCAA GGAGACAACAAGAGTTTCCTTGTTTGTAAGAAGAAAATGGCAACTTCTCCGGAGTTGATGTGTTGCTTCTGCCCTCCGCCATTTAAACAGTTTCTTGAAGCTGTGACAAATATGAAATTTGACGAGGAGCCAAATTATGCAAAGCTCATTTCTCTTTTTGAAAGCTTGATTGAGCCATGCACTCCATTGAGACCAATTAGAATTGATGGAGCTCTTAAG GTTGGGCAAAAGCGGGGAAGATTGCTTATAAATTTGGAAGAAGATGAGCAACCAAAGAAGAAAATACGATTAGGTAGCCCAGCCACTCAGTGGATTTCAGTTTACAATGCACGTCGTCCCATGAAGCAGAG ATATCACTACAATGTAGCTGATTCAAGGCTGCGCCAGCATGTAGACAAGGGTAATGAAGATGGGTTATATATCAGCTGTGTTGCCTCTTCAACAAATCTTTGGGCCCTAATCATGGATGCTGGGACTGGTTTCTGTTCCCAGGTTTATGAACTGTCAGCTGCTTTCCTACATAAG GATTGGATTATGGAACAGtgggaaaaaaattattacatcagTTCTATAGCTGGTGCAAATAATGGGAGTTCCTTGGTGGTTATGTCCAAAG GAACTCCCTATACCCAACAGTCCTACAAAGTGAGCGAATCCTTTCCTTTCAAGTGGATTAATAAGAAATGGAAAGAAGGGTTCCATGTTACTTCCATGACTACTGCTGGCAGTCGCTGGGGCGTGGTAATGTCAAGGAACTCTGGATATTCAGATCAG GTCGTGGAGCTTGATTTTCTGTATCCGAGTGAAGGCATACACCGGCGATGGGAGAGTGGTTATAGGATAACATCTATGGCTGCTACTGCTGATCAAGCAGCCTTCATACTAAGCATACCGAAACGGAAAATGATGGACGAAACTCAAGAAACCCTGCGTACTTCCGCCTTTCCAAGTACCCATGTAAAGGTAGGTCATGTGCTTCCCTGCTCCCTCCCCCCCCACTCAATAGTCAAAATCCTCGACGTCTGCTCTTCTAGACTCGCAGGAATTtatgaatttagaatttga